From the genome of Brassica oleracea var. oleracea cultivar TO1000 unplaced genomic scaffold, BOL UnpScaffold01127, whole genome shotgun sequence:
GTAAGAAAAAAGGTAAGAACCTGCTAAGCAAATTACTCTTTTCTTAACAAAGAAAGGTCTTTGACTCTTTGTAACATGACTGaatcaacatatattttacaCGATTAATTGCATTTGCGCATACAGTCAAGACAGATAATAACATATGGAGTTTGTCTTGATGGCATGGCAAGCGTTTTGATCTGAAGCCAAATACAAAGTCAATGCCTCATCACCAAAAAATATCTAATTGCTTCTTCAAAACTGAGAAGTTCTAAAACGGAATCTAAATGGAACCAAAATTCAATTTGAGTACCATTAACAATTTTTTCCCACCtactaaaatgacatttttctaAACTTACTTATCAACTGTTAAAAGAAGTTGAATGgtatttaattaaactaaacaCAGACGTAGCGTATAACATCGTCATCTAGTTCTTGTAACATAAACTAATGCAAGATATTAAATAACAGAAAACCATATGGAAATATTACATGCCTACTAGTACGACTAATCATTTCGATTTGCGAACTTGCAATGAGACGTGTTATACTATTTACTTCTCATATATCCGACAAGTTCGTCGACGTAGCGAGAATTCTCATCCATGTTCCCAAACAAACCCATCATGAGCTTTGTTTTTGCCCTAATCGACTCGCCTGCATCATCAACCATTGCCAATCGAACCGAATGAGCCACCGAGTCAGAATCAAACGAGCCTTTTTCCTCATCTCTAGGGATCTCAACACCAAGTCCCTTTCCCTCCAACAGCCTAGTGTTGAGCCCTTGCTCATTTAACACCGGGAACAAGATAGGAACTCGCCCGAACCCTAACCCTTCCACCAATGAGTTCCAGCCGCAGTGCGTCAAGAACCCGCCAACCGAGCTGTGACTCAGTATTTTGACCTGAGGAACCCAACCCACATGAACCATGCCACGTCCCGCAAATCGTTCCACGCACCCATCTAGAATCTGTGACTCGTTTCTTATAACCCAAAAGAAAGGCACCTCTGATTTCTCCAACCCATGAGCCAGCTCGGTGAACTCTGCTGGGGGAAGGCTCGCCTCGGTACCTAGTGCCACGTAGACAACTGAATTAATGCTCTGCTTGTCGAGCCAGTTCTTTATACCAACCCATGTTTTATCTCCTTCGACTTCGTCTTCAGTACCGGTTGGCAAAAACCCTGTCGGAAACACGGGTTTTCGATACAGATCTTTTAGTAAACCAAGCCACTCTGGTTCAAATCCCGTCGAGGTATGGACGAAGACCGCATCAGACTCAGAGATCGAGTAGCCGAACCGTGCAGAATCGGAGACTCCATTCGTATCTTTCCCCCTCTTGTCACCGACCAAAGTCACTTCGTGATAACGATATGCCATGTTCGATTGGAACGGGATCCACGGCGGCACGACTGTGAAGTCTTCCGGCGTAGATCTGACCCCTTCTAACAACAACGACGGCGGTCCCAAGAAGCAGAGAGAGGCTGCGTTAAAGATGCTGAAGAAGGCCTTCGAGATTCCCAGCTCCGCCGCAACTGGAGGAAGCCAGTGAGCAGCGTAGTCATATATGACCCAGTCCGGAGACTCCTCTTGGAGAAACTCCGTCAACGGTTTTTGGAGGAGATCGAAGGCGGATTTGAGAGACGGTTGCTTGTTGTAAGGCACGTCCATGGAGCATTCGGAGCCACGAGTTGAGCCGGGGAAGGGAACGAGAGGGAAAGAGACAAAGGTGATGAaggaagagaggcttgatggtaAACTGGGAAGTCTCTCGATGTTCCTTGGTGTCGATATGAAGGAGACCTTGTGACCCTTTTGCGCAAGCAACTTAGACATACGGAAAAACGGAAGAAGATGACCCATAGCAAGCCATGGAAACATAGCTACATGCATAGCTCCTTCTCCCCTCTCCATTTTTGTGTGTTATCTCTGCGTCTCCAATAAACAGTCtaaatatcacatatatatatatatatatatatatatatatattagaactGGTTTAAGTCTGTAACTATCGCTACGTGGTTTAACTAAAAGACAATTTGGAATATGCTTctcttttgaaataaattagCGTCAacaatttagaatttaaaagacAAAACGGAAAGTTAGTCGGCTCCACGTTCACAaacttataatatgttataaaaagaCCGCCAGTGTAGTAAGTCAAGAAGTGGATAGCTCAATAGCCTCAATTTCAGTTTTATTAGAGTTGGACTGGAGTTTGGTGCAAACTGCAATGTTTAGTCTTCACaagtattataagaaaataggtTTTTTTCAAACCACCACAATGGatgaactacaaaaaaaaaaaatgttctttaCTCGTTCGTTAATCACTTAAAACTCGTTTTTATTTgatactaggtgttttgtccgcaCATGCTGGCATTATCTTCTTACgaataatttttggtttatgtcttattaattcaaaaactaatataataaataattattaatgatttaacaaaaagtttaaatcaaacatcaagtatatatatatgataaatatttccatcaaaatatatatgtttattattgtgataattttttaaaagcacttatatattagaaatattttatacaaaaaaatttcatattaatatttaattataaatggttctatatcttaatattttataataaaaaatatttccagataacaacaaaatatatatatatatatatatatatataagaattatctttttttattattaaaaatatatgtttttattttgatgattttatcaTATTAGTTTATAATGAATTAGCTAATAtaacttataatatattattattaatatacaattattttaaattatatattaagcaaaaatacctaaaatcatggaaaatacGACACACACAAAATcagtttttgattgattaatatttaaatagaaattgTTCTATGTCTTAAtctcttataatatttttttttattttccagataacagcaatatatatacatatatatatatatatatataagaattatcttatttaaaaatatttttttaaattttgataatttatcatattaatttataatcaatttagtaaaataaaatataatccaatattattaaaataataattcattttagttatataataaaattttaaaagcacTTATATATtcgaaatattttataaaaatatttttgaatgattaatatttaattataatttctttattctttatatcttaatgttgtagaataaaaaatattatttcatttaaaaacaaaataatatgtataagATTTATAGtataggaaaatatttttttttgatcatttatcatattaatttataatcaattagCTAATATGaaatacaatataatattattaatataaaatttgttttaataattatataataagtcaaatacctaaaattatggagaacaTGAGacataagcaaattcacttctcaaataatactatagatagatagataactACAgtatttgtaaatttgtaatgcATACATGCTAAATACAATAAACGGTTCTACGGACTACGAATATACTATCGCTACAAGAGAAGTTCGTTTAACGCgatcatttaaataatttacatcCATTAAAAAACTGTTTTCGATGGCAATTCATGTGACATCATATCATAGATATATGGTAACCAGTTATCTAAACAAGCATTTTGGAGTATCTTATCAttttattactccctctgtttatatatataactttttgtttgtttcaaaatataagttgTTTTCAAAGTCcaatgcaaaaaaataatacctaaaataatatttaaacaaaaatttaagggtttttagtaattaaactcatcaactaaagatgaatcgtaaaaaaaactttcaactAAAAATCCTATGAAATAAACCATCAACTTTAATTTCgataacatatgttaccctcCATCTAAAAAACTGTGACGGTTAGTGACATATGTTAACGGTTTATATGTTGAGAGTTTATAATGTTAAAAACTTAGTTGAAGAgtttttttactattcaaaaatagttgaaaagttttatcactaaaattcattaaatgttttaaaatctttattatcgtttaaacattattttagattgatataaacctaaaacaaatttataaattttaatacattactttataaccgatttataaagcttcataattattttaatactttgACATATGATTAATACAGTTTCACAatgattttataagtttttacaaTTTCTGCTACTTGTTAGGATAAAATAATTTGACATTATTAATTTCATGGATGAATTATGCTAGACACTACTTAAGACTTAATATAACTTagaaacattaaattatttgatatttgacaatgacgatataaacacacaatttttcttatatcattattgccaaatatcaaataatttaatattttgaagttatattaagttgtaagtaatgtattaaattttataaattagttttaaaggcttatatcaatctaaaacaatgtataaatgataataaatattttaaaacatttaatgacttttagtcataaaacccctcaactatttttgaatcgtaaaaaacTCTTCAATTAAGTTTCCAACATTATAAACCCTCAATTTATAAATCGTTAACGTATGTCACACTCCATCATGGTTTCATAGACAGAGGGTAACATACGTTAAGGAAATTAAAGTTGAACGTTTATTTCACATGATTTTAGTTGAggtttttttacgattcatctttagttgaggggtttaattactaaaaccccaaaatttaaaagcaaatttaaaaatatgatttgttattGGTTCTCTCCTATCACTTCAATTAAATGCTAAAGttataaatgtgtttttctaaaaacttgTGATTTTAGACAAAACTACTTATAATtggaaacagagggagtatgttttaaaaacaccTTTAATGCTCTTTGTTCACTAGAAGATTTTGTTGAAACTAAAAACCAAAGAATACACATAGACGTAACCAAAGTTGGTAAGTTCAAAAGCTTCCGGATACTGTTAAAGTGAAGAATTGAATAACCGTAGATAAACAGtaacatataaaaacaataaaaacatatattatttttattttaacttttttagtaaGTTAGTTAGTTTGAGTCAagtaaaaactatttataatcgTTTGTAGCTACAACTGTAAGATTAAGGGAATTAAATCTCTCTCGATCTCTATTCTCTCTTCTCCATATTCTCTCAACAATCTCTTCATCTACTCTCTATTATTCTTTATTCTATTTAAGTTAATTTCATATTCTCACATGGACAATAGTTCATATATCTCTTCCGAATtcaatctattatattttactttttctaaatCGGACCATGGAAAAATTAATGCAAGTTAGTTGTTCCAATCTCTCTTAAGGGGTTAACTATTTGTTGTGGTCTATGATGGTCAAGACAACTTTGATGGTCATGGTTTATGGCGTCATGTAACTCAagataaatatctaaaacaaacAATCCAACAAGATGACATGGAGATTATCCTTGTGGAAGAAGGCAAGTGATTTCAAAAAGACCAGCAAGTGTTATCTATCATCCAAAACTCCCTAGAAGGACAAATCTTGGAGGCTTACTCCTATTTTGAAACCACCAAGACGCTTTGGGAGACTCTTACAAAGGTCTATAGAAATACCACCAACTTGGGCCGAATCTTTGAAGCAAGGCCATCAATGATCTCAGCCAAGAAGATATGGAGTTCACCCAACACTTTGACAAGTTTAGATCTTTATGGGCTGAGCTTTGAGATGTTAAGGTCAAGTTCGGTTGATGTCTTCATTGAGAGGCACAAATAAGACGCAGTCTTTGGCCTCCTGATGACTCTTGCTTCATTATCTTGTAACTGCCAACAAAAGAGTTTTCAAGTTTGAAGAAACGAAGTTTGGGTGTGTGATCACTGTAAAAAGAAGGGTCATACCAAAGACAAATTCTGGATTCTTTACCTTCATTTCAAACCAAGCAAATTTAAGGAAACAAGAGCTAATCTCTATAACGAAGCAGCCAATTCTTCTACATGGTTCAATGAGAGAGAAGGCAAGTCATTAGTAACAACTAGGGCTGGGACTTCGgatattcggttcgggttcggataggaACCGATCGGGTCCGGGTTTTTTGGATAAATGAATTCTATACCCAATGGGTACTTAGTagattttggttcgggtttcggatcgggtactaccggtttcgggtcggttcaGGGTACCCGTTTCTTAtgtgaattatataaatatttgcaaaataaaataattatataccagttttttatttatttattttattttttaaacgaaaaataaatagaaatcgtatatatattagtaacaTGTATTAAATACAACAAAGTTGAACTAGTCTAGTGGTATTACAGTTGTTGCTTTGCCTATCAACCCGGGTTCGACCCTCAGAAGAtacaaatctatgttttttaagCATAGAATTCGGATTaaacgggtacccgttcggtttcgggtaaaaaccggaaccgaaccgatacccatGGATAATTAACACTAATACCCATCGGATAAATTGTCTaggaccgaaaccgaaccgaactggttcatttcggatcggttccggttcgggtattCTGTTATGGATAAAAATCCCAGGCCTAGTAACAACGACTCATGCTTCCTTATAACCACTCAGGATGAacttatgtacatatatatatagctacAGTAATATGCTAACATATTTTGTGTCTCGTTCTTAATTTCTACTAAAACTTGTGAACACAATTTGTgcatttgtttaatttttttttacacgGGACTGCTTCTAAATCAATTGCAATATCATTTATAACTTCAACATAAACATTCCTAATAGTAGTACAACATTTCTTTTAGTTATGCACTTTAAGAACATATATTACTAGGTGTTTTGCATGCATATGCGGGCACAATCTTCTTAATTTTCATAGTAGAAAAATATTAGTTCCAGataataacacaatatatatatatatgtatatatatatataagaattgtctttttaaaaatatttttattttgacaatttaTCTTTATACAAACTTTTGCTTAATTGatattaaatttgaatatttttatcccTTAATTCTTTAACTTTTATATtagaaaacattattttcagataacaacaaaatatataattataataattatcattttttagtatgttttattttgaaaaatttataataatttacaattatataatataacatataaatctaatattattaacaaaaaaatcgtttttaaaatttgtaacttttatagtagaaacattattttcagataacaatacaatatatataataattatattttttttttgaaaaaaaaaatgcttttatttgacaaatttatcataatttacaattatctaatataacatataaatataatattattaacataaaattcattcttaactatatataaaaattcattaacagtagtatatatattaactgcTCTAACTTTCAACGTGAGAGATCGGATGCAAAAATTtatttcgcaaataatagtatagatatcaACATCTTGACTTTTTTTAACATCTTGACTTTAATTTTGTAGCATTCTTAAATTGGATcaatatttctaataaaaaccaaagaagacaacttcttctttaaaatatataatgccGGAAGAAACTTATTATTTTGACGAGAACATGTGTATATGCAtcgttcatatatatatatatatatatatatatatatatatattaagatagaGTTGGTTTAATATTACTacactaatataaatatatatatatatatatatatatatatatatatatatatatttataataattt
Proteins encoded in this window:
- the LOC106320917 gene encoding UDP-glycosyltransferase 91C1-like, which gives rise to MERGEGAMHVAMFPWLAMGHLLPFFRMSKLLAQKGHKVSFISTPRNIERLPSLPSSLSSFITFVSFPLVPFPGSTRGSECSMDVPYNKQPSLKSAFDLLQKPLTEFLQEESPDWVIYDYAAHWLPPVAAELGISKAFFSIFNAASLCFLGPPSLLLEGVRSTPEDFTVVPPWIPFQSNMAYRYHEVTLVGDKRGKDTNGVSDSARFGYSISESDAVFVHTSTGFEPEWLGLLKDLYRKPVFPTGFLPTGTEDEVEGDKTWVGIKNWLDKQSINSVVYVALGTEASLPPAEFTELAHGLEKSEVPFFWVIRNESQILDGCVERFAGRGMVHVGWVPQVKILSHSSVGGFLTHCGWNSLVEGLGFGRVPILFPVLNEQGLNTRLLEGKGLGVEIPRDEEKGSFDSDSVAHSVRLAMVDDAGESIRAKTKLMMGLFGNMDENSRYVDELVGYMRSK